The following are from one region of the Roseobacter fucihabitans genome:
- a CDS encoding GlxA family transcriptional regulator — translation MKQSKADPYPGRARLRIGFILTQRFTICAFANFVDVLRLASDEGDRSRAILCNWRVLSSDLNPVTSSSGIAVHPDERLGDPKRFDYIVVIGGLMSELEQLEPEYTAFLHRASQARVPLIGVCTGSFVLHRAGLLEGYRCCVSWFHHNDFLEQFDGLEPVSDQIFVVDRDRLTCSGGTSSAHLAAFLVDRHISKAAARKSLSIMMIDEAMEADRPQPGLPLDLTTNDPIVRRALLLLQQGLDAPPTVSALAARLKVSPRTLERRFDSALKVTPFEAGKRIRLAHAERLLHRTKRSVTQIAQDTGFSDVSHFIRIFKAAYNTTPENWRISRAPTF, via the coding sequence ATGAAGCAATCAAAAGCAGACCCTTACCCTGGTCGCGCGCGCCTGAGAATAGGGTTTATCCTGACGCAGCGCTTCACGATCTGTGCTTTCGCCAATTTTGTGGACGTGTTGCGTCTGGCCTCTGATGAAGGCGACCGGTCGCGTGCGATCCTGTGCAACTGGCGCGTCCTGTCATCAGACTTGAACCCCGTGACCTCATCAAGCGGCATCGCAGTGCACCCCGACGAGCGTCTTGGCGATCCCAAACGCTTTGATTACATCGTGGTGATCGGCGGTCTGATGAGCGAGTTGGAGCAGCTCGAACCCGAATACACGGCCTTTCTGCACCGCGCATCACAAGCACGCGTCCCTTTGATTGGGGTTTGCACCGGATCATTTGTACTTCATAGGGCGGGGCTTCTAGAGGGGTATCGGTGTTGTGTAAGCTGGTTCCATCACAACGACTTTCTGGAACAATTTGACGGGTTGGAGCCGGTGTCCGATCAGATTTTTGTCGTCGACCGGGATCGGCTGACCTGTTCGGGGGGGACCAGTTCTGCCCATTTGGCGGCGTTTTTGGTGGACCGCCATATCAGTAAAGCCGCAGCACGCAAGAGCCTGTCGATCATGATGATTGACGAAGCCATGGAGGCAGACCGCCCGCAACCGGGGCTCCCCCTGGATCTGACAACAAACGATCCCATTGTCCGCCGTGCCTTACTCTTGTTGCAACAAGGATTGGACGCACCACCCACAGTTTCGGCCCTGGCCGCGCGATTGAAAGTAAGCCCCAGGACGCTGGAACGGCGCTTTGATAGCGCGCTCAAAGTGACCCCGTTTGAGGCGGGCAAGAGAATACGTTTGGCTCATGCGGAACGCCTTTTACACCGCACGAAACGCTCCGTGACCCAAATTGCGCAAGATACCGGATTCTCCGATGTGTCGCACTTCATTCGAATTTTCAAAGCCGCCTATAACACCACGCCGGAAAACTGGCGCATCAGCCGTGCACCAACGTTCTAG
- a CDS encoding sarcosine oxidase subunit beta family protein: MTHFSGISLLRNALSGHKQWPEQWPASQPKKEYDVIIVGAGGHGLGAAYYLAKEHGITNVAVIEKGWLGGGNTGRNTTIIRSNYLYDESARLFDHALDLWDNLSTELNYNVMYSKRGVMMLAHNVHDVQSFQRHIHANRLNGVDNRWLSAKEAKAFCPPLNISPDARYPVMGAALQQRAGTARHDAVAWGYARAAAKRGVDIIQNCPVISIRRGADGAVEGVETARGFIKAKKIAVSAAGHTSVVMDSAGVRMPLESYPLQALVSEPIKPVFPCVVMSNTVHAYISQSDKGELVIGSGTDQYTSYSQRGGLPLIEHTVAAICEVFPIFNRMRMLRKWGGIVDVTPDRSAILGKTPVKGLYVNCGWGTGGFKATPGAAHTLAWTVAKDEPHPINAPFTLERFTTGRLIDEAAAAAVAH, encoded by the coding sequence ATGACCCATTTTTCCGGGATCTCGCTCCTCAGGAATGCTCTGTCCGGGCATAAGCAATGGCCCGAGCAATGGCCCGCTTCGCAGCCTAAAAAAGAATACGATGTGATCATTGTCGGCGCGGGGGGGCATGGTCTGGGTGCTGCTTATTACCTTGCCAAAGAGCATGGCATCACCAATGTTGCGGTGATCGAAAAAGGATGGCTGGGCGGCGGGAATACCGGGCGCAACACCACGATTATCCGATCGAATTATCTCTATGACGAAAGTGCGCGACTGTTCGATCATGCCCTTGATTTATGGGATAATTTGAGCACTGAATTGAATTACAACGTCATGTATTCCAAACGCGGCGTCATGATGCTGGCTCATAATGTCCATGACGTTCAGAGCTTTCAGCGTCATATTCATGCCAACCGTCTGAACGGCGTGGACAATCGGTGGCTTTCGGCAAAAGAAGCCAAGGCGTTTTGCCCGCCTCTCAACATTTCGCCAGATGCGCGGTATCCGGTGATGGGAGCGGCGCTGCAACAACGTGCGGGCACCGCGCGCCACGATGCGGTCGCCTGGGGTTATGCCCGCGCGGCGGCCAAGCGCGGCGTTGATATCATCCAGAACTGCCCGGTCATTTCGATCCGGCGCGGTGCGGACGGCGCGGTCGAAGGGGTCGAAACCGCGCGCGGGTTCATCAAAGCCAAAAAGATCGCCGTGTCCGCCGCCGGTCACACCTCTGTCGTGATGGATAGCGCTGGCGTGCGCATGCCGCTGGAAAGCTATCCGTTGCAAGCGCTTGTGTCCGAACCGATCAAGCCCGTGTTCCCCTGCGTCGTGATGTCCAATACCGTGCACGCCTATATCAGCCAGTCCGACAAGGGCGAATTGGTCATCGGCTCGGGCACCGATCAATATACCAGCTATTCACAGCGCGGGGGGCTGCCGTTGATCGAGCACACGGTTGCGGCGATTTGCGAGGTCTTCCCGATCTTCAACCGCATGCGCATGCTGCGCAAATGGGGCGGGATCGTTGATGTGACACCTGACCGTTCGGCCATCCTCGGCAAGACGCCTGTCAAGGGGCTCTATGTCAATTGCGGCTGGGGCACGGGCGGTTTCAAGGCAACACCGGGGGCCGCGCATACGCTGGCCTGGACGGTTGCCAAGGATGAACCGCACCCCATTAACGCGCCTTTTACGCTGGAGCGTTTCACCACCGGCCGTCTGATTGACGAAGCCGCCGCCGCCGCCGTTGCGCATTGA
- a CDS encoding sarcosine oxidase subunit delta, producing the protein MLLIHCPYCDEALPELEFAYAGEAHIARPQDPSKLSDEAWRDFLFIRTNVKGVHAERWRHINGCGRFFNALRDTVSDRFVTTYKAGEARPDASALEAMK; encoded by the coding sequence ATGCTATTGATACATTGCCCCTATTGCGACGAAGCCCTGCCCGAACTGGAATTCGCCTATGCCGGTGAGGCCCATATCGCGCGCCCGCAAGACCCCTCCAAACTGAGCGACGAGGCATGGCGCGATTTTCTGTTCATCCGCACCAACGTCAAGGGGGTGCACGCGGAACGCTGGCGTCACATCAACGGGTGCGGGCGGTTTTTCAACGCGCTGCGCGACACAGTCAGTGACCGTTTCGTGACCACCTATAAGGCCGGAGAGGCCCGCCCTGACGCGTCCGCCCTGGAGGCCATGAAATGA
- a CDS encoding sarcosine oxidase subunit alpha, which translates to MSDFRVKDRGRLNRDKPVNFTFDGESFKGFEGDTVASALLANGVHLMGRSFKYHRPRGVVTAGSEEPNALIGTTRGKGRFEPNTRATIQEIYQGLETESQNKWPTLKFDLGAINDRLYMLFSAGFYYKTFMWPRSFWDSVYEPLIRRAAGLGKAPTEPDPDNYASRYLHCDVLIVGAGPSGIAAALTAGRAGSKVVLVDENPEMGGTLLSEPSVSIDDQAAWDWLAGAVAELDRMPNVARMTRTTAIGYYHQNMIGLVQKLTDHMADVPEGAPRERMWRLRAKEVVLAQGAIERPMVFDGNDCPGVMMAGAAQTFLNRFGVLVGKRPAVITSHDSAWYSAFDMADAGATVVAIVDTRSEIAPTLLQQAMKRGIETLVGYTATATKGRLRVKGLRVNPVKSGRVGFARMLSCDAVLVCGGWTPSLHLFSHTKGSLDWDAEAKAYLPGHKTEDVHIAGAGRGLWGIARALEDGAKAGTDAVRALGQTTAAISYNVADDRTGTGITQKELPSDRSAGKAKAFVDFQNDVTAKDIRLAVREGMKSIEHVKRYTTNGMATDQGKLSNMNGLTIAADALGKEAPQVGLTTFRPPYTPTTFGAFAGYHKGAHFEVTRKTPIDGWAEENGAEFEPVALWRRAWYFPQAGEDMHKAVARECKQTRESLGMFDASTLGKIEVSGPDVVEFMNRMYTNPWTKLGVGRCRYGLLLGEDGFIRDDGVIGRMRDDLFHVTTTTGGAARVLNMMEDYLQTEWPELKVWLTSTTEEWATIALNGPNARKLLQPFVEGADISADAMPHMALVECTVAGFPSRLFRVSFTGELGFEINVPARHGRALWETLYEAGQQYDICTYGTETMHVLRAEKGFIIVGQDTDGTVTPQDAGIGWAIGKMKPDFVGKRSLDRPDIIAPGRKQLVGLLTDDPKTVLVEGAQIVADPKQAKPMKMIGHVTSSYWSQTLGRSIAMALVEGGFDRMDDTLHIPTENGEAVAAKVSGTMFYDPAGDRLKIE; encoded by the coding sequence ATGAGTGATTTTCGCGTAAAAGACCGGGGTCGCCTCAACAGAGACAAGCCGGTAAACTTCACATTTGACGGCGAGAGTTTCAAAGGGTTTGAGGGCGATACCGTCGCATCTGCTTTGCTGGCCAATGGCGTTCACCTGATGGGGCGCAGCTTCAAATATCATCGTCCCCGCGGCGTGGTCACCGCAGGCTCCGAAGAGCCCAATGCGCTGATCGGCACAACGCGCGGCAAGGGTCGGTTCGAGCCGAACACCCGCGCCACGATTCAGGAAATCTACCAAGGTCTGGAGACCGAAAGCCAAAACAAATGGCCAACGCTCAAATTCGACCTTGGCGCGATTAATGACCGCCTTTATATGCTGTTTTCGGCTGGGTTCTATTACAAGACCTTCATGTGGCCGCGCAGCTTCTGGGACTCCGTCTATGAGCCGCTGATCCGCAGGGCTGCAGGTTTGGGAAAAGCCCCGACAGAGCCAGACCCCGACAATTATGCCAGCCGTTACCTGCATTGTGACGTCTTGATTGTTGGTGCCGGGCCTTCCGGGATTGCTGCCGCGCTGACCGCTGGGCGTGCAGGGTCCAAGGTGGTTTTGGTCGATGAAAACCCTGAAATGGGCGGCACGCTGCTGTCGGAACCTTCTGTATCTATCGACGATCAAGCCGCCTGGGATTGGCTTGCTGGCGCGGTGGCAGAGCTTGACCGGATGCCCAACGTAGCGCGCATGACGCGCACCACGGCGATTGGGTATTACCACCAGAATATGATCGGTCTGGTCCAGAAATTGACAGACCACATGGCCGATGTGCCCGAAGGTGCCCCGCGCGAACGGATGTGGCGCTTGCGCGCAAAAGAGGTAGTGCTGGCCCAGGGTGCGATCGAACGACCCATGGTGTTTGACGGCAATGATTGCCCCGGTGTGATGATGGCCGGGGCGGCGCAGACGTTCCTGAACCGTTTTGGCGTTTTGGTCGGCAAGCGGCCCGCGGTGATCACAAGCCATGATAGCGCTTGGTACAGCGCCTTTGACATGGCCGATGCCGGTGCAACAGTCGTGGCAATTGTCGATACACGCTCCGAGATTGCACCGACGCTTTTGCAACAGGCGATGAAACGCGGGATCGAAACACTGGTGGGCTATACCGCCACTGCCACAAAGGGTCGCCTGCGGGTCAAAGGGTTGCGCGTCAATCCGGTCAAAAGTGGCCGTGTTGGTTTTGCGCGGATGCTGTCCTGTGATGCCGTTCTGGTCTGCGGGGGCTGGACACCGTCGCTGCATCTTTTCTCCCACACCAAAGGCTCGCTGGATTGGGACGCTGAGGCGAAGGCCTATTTGCCAGGCCATAAAACCGAAGACGTGCATATTGCAGGTGCGGGTCGTGGCCTTTGGGGGATCGCCCGCGCGCTTGAGGATGGCGCCAAGGCGGGCACCGACGCGGTTCGGGCTCTGGGTCAAACTACGGCTGCGATATCCTATAACGTGGCGGACGACCGGACCGGGACCGGCATCACTCAAAAAGAACTGCCAAGTGATCGCAGTGCGGGCAAAGCCAAAGCATTTGTCGATTTCCAGAATGACGTGACCGCCAAGGACATCCGCCTTGCCGTGCGCGAGGGCATGAAATCCATCGAACATGTCAAACGCTACACCACCAACGGCATGGCGACGGATCAGGGCAAATTATCAAACATGAACGGGCTGACGATTGCCGCCGACGCCTTGGGCAAGGAGGCCCCGCAAGTGGGTCTGACGACCTTCCGCCCGCCCTATACGCCAACGACATTCGGCGCATTCGCGGGCTATCACAAGGGTGCGCATTTCGAGGTGACCCGCAAGACGCCCATCGACGGTTGGGCCGAAGAAAACGGCGCAGAATTCGAGCCGGTCGCGTTGTGGCGGCGCGCGTGGTATTTCCCGCAAGCGGGCGAGGATATGCACAAAGCGGTGGCGCGCGAATGCAAGCAGACGCGTGAAAGCCTGGGCATGTTTGACGCTTCCACATTGGGCAAGATCGAGGTCTCCGGCCCGGATGTCGTGGAATTCATGAACCGCATGTACACAAATCCCTGGACCAAGCTCGGGGTCGGGCGCTGCCGCTATGGGCTGCTTTTGGGCGAGGACGGCTTTATCCGCGATGACGGTGTCATCGGGCGGATGCGCGATGATCTGTTTCATGTGACCACCACCACGGGTGGCGCCGCGCGGGTGCTGAACATGATGGAGGATTACCTTCAGACCGAATGGCCCGAGCTCAAGGTCTGGTTGACCTCCACCACTGAGGAATGGGCCACGATTGCCCTGAACGGGCCGAACGCGCGCAAACTGCTACAGCCGTTTGTCGAGGGAGCGGATATTTCTGCGGATGCGATGCCCCATATGGCGCTGGTGGAATGCACCGTCGCCGGCTTCCCGTCGCGACTGTTCCGTGTGAGCTTTACCGGCGAGTTGGGTTTTGAGATCAACGTCCCCGCCCGCCATGGTCGCGCGCTTTGGGAAACGCTGTATGAAGCGGGTCAGCAGTACGATATTTGCACCTATGGTACGGAAACCATGCATGTTCTTCGCGCCGAAAAGGGCTTCATCATCGTCGGACAGGACACTGACGGCACGGTCACCCCGCAGGATGCGGGCATCGGTTGGGCCATTGGTAAGATGAAGCCGGATTTCGTCGGTAAACGTTCGCTGGATCGGCCTGATATTATCGCCCCAGGGCGCAAACAGCTGGTGGGCCTTTTGACCGATGATCCCAAAACCGTTCTGGTTGAGGGTGCGCAGATCGTGGCGGACCCCAAACAGGCCAAACCGATGAAGATGATTGGCCATGTGACGTCATCCTACTGGTCGCAAACGCTGGGCCGTTCCATTGCAATGGCCTTGGTAGAGGGTGGTTTTGATCGCATGGATGACACGCTTCATATCCCGACAGAAAACGGCGAAGCGGTTGCTGCCAAAGTGTCCGGAACCATGTTTTATGATCCCGCAGGCGATCGCCTGAAGATCGAATGA
- a CDS encoding sarcosine oxidase subunit gamma has protein sequence MNAPVKSVDAVSVTVLPPVARFNLRIAPADLDAASKAFGLKLPGKIGQGARKEGRAAYCVGPDEWLLHAAETDQAALVAVFDTVRAKTPHSLTVISDREVTIAITGPAAMELLSLACPLDLSGMAVGGVKRTVFDYAQVVLIRDADDAFRLEVWRSFFPHVSGLLDVGVKELSIGL, from the coding sequence ATGAACGCTCCCGTAAAGTCTGTTGACGCTGTGTCAGTTACTGTTTTGCCACCCGTTGCACGTTTCAATCTGCGTATTGCACCAGCCGATTTGGACGCGGCTTCCAAAGCCTTCGGGCTTAAATTGCCTGGCAAAATTGGGCAGGGCGCGCGCAAAGAGGGGCGAGCGGCCTATTGCGTCGGGCCAGATGAATGGCTCCTTCACGCAGCCGAGACCGATCAGGCGGCCCTTGTCGCGGTTTTTGATACTGTGCGCGCAAAAACGCCACACAGTCTGACGGTGATATCAGATCGTGAGGTCACAATTGCGATCACCGGACCCGCAGCGATGGAGCTGCTGTCGCTGGCTTGCCCGCTCGATTTATCCGGTATGGCTGTGGGTGGCGTCAAGCGCACCGTCTTTGATTACGCGCAGGTGGTGCTGATCCGGGACGCAGATGACGCATTCCGTTTAGAGGTTTGGCGGTCCTTTTTCCCGCATGTCTCCGGGCTGCTTGATGTCGGCGTCAAAGAGCTTTCCATCGGTCTGTAA
- a CDS encoding FAD-binding oxidoreductase, with protein MNLLYANDAPGQYPPSWYADSTPALAPFDSLKGEVKADVCVIGAGYTGLSAALHLAKAGRRVVVLEAHRVGFGASGRNGGQLGSGQRVDQDALEKMVGKVSAKALWDMGEDAKNLVKSLIHDHKIDCHLKPGVAWTASSRSDVAHLHDYAEGLNTRYGYGDIETLDAAQCHAICPSPDYKGGVLDMGAAHLHPLAFALGLARAAKEAGVQIFERSHVQSLEYATPATVRTQTGQVIADHVILACNGYLSGLAPSVSARVMPINNFIVATEPLGERVSAVLNRDIAVADSRFVVNYFRLSHDGRLLFGGGESYGYRFPKDIAATVRKPLQIVFPHLKDVKIDYAWGGTLGITMKRFPYLTRVAPNVLSASGYSGHGVGTATHAGRIMAQAIQGQSDGFDTMGAIATPSFPGGSAMRTPLLILAMTWYALRDRLGL; from the coding sequence GTGAACCTGCTATACGCAAATGATGCGCCCGGCCAATACCCGCCCAGTTGGTACGCCGACAGCACCCCAGCCCTCGCGCCCTTTGACAGCCTCAAGGGCGAGGTCAAAGCGGATGTCTGCGTGATTGGTGCCGGTTATACGGGGCTGTCAGCGGCGCTGCATCTGGCCAAAGCCGGACGGCGCGTCGTGGTTCTGGAGGCGCATCGTGTCGGGTTTGGGGCCTCTGGACGCAATGGCGGACAATTGGGCAGCGGCCAGCGTGTGGATCAGGACGCTTTGGAAAAGATGGTCGGCAAGGTCAGCGCGAAAGCGCTCTGGGACATGGGGGAGGATGCGAAAAACCTCGTGAAATCCTTGATTCACGACCATAAAATCGACTGTCACCTGAAACCGGGCGTCGCCTGGACGGCCTCCTCGCGATCCGATGTGGCCCATCTGCATGACTATGCCGAAGGGCTCAACACGCGCTATGGTTATGGCGATATCGAAACGCTTGACGCGGCGCAATGCCATGCGATCTGCCCCTCGCCGGACTACAAGGGCGGGGTTCTCGATATGGGGGCGGCGCATCTGCATCCGCTGGCTTTTGCGCTGGGTCTGGCGCGTGCCGCAAAAGAGGCCGGGGTGCAGATTTTCGAGCGATCCCATGTACAGAGTCTGGAGTATGCAACGCCCGCAACGGTGCGCACGCAAACAGGGCAGGTCATTGCGGATCATGTCATTCTGGCCTGCAACGGATATTTATCCGGCCTGGCCCCATCCGTGTCCGCCCGTGTGATGCCAATCAACAATTTTATCGTCGCAACCGAACCTTTGGGGGAGCGCGTGAGCGCGGTTTTAAACCGGGACATTGCGGTGGCTGACAGCCGCTTTGTGGTGAATTATTTCCGACTGAGCCATGACGGGCGGTTGCTTTTTGGCGGAGGGGAAAGTTACGGCTATCGCTTCCCAAAGGATATCGCGGCTACCGTGCGAAAGCCGTTGCAGATCGTCTTTCCGCACCTAAAAGACGTGAAAATCGACTATGCTTGGGGCGGCACCCTCGGGATCACGATGAAGCGGTTTCCCTACCTTACGCGGGTTGCGCCCAACGTCCTGTCCGCTTCGGGATACTCGGGCCACGGCGTCGGCACTGCAACCCATGCGGGTAGAATCATGGCGCAGGCCATTCAGGGGCAAAGCGATGGGTTCGATACGATGGGAGCCATTGCCACACCCTCCTTCCCCGGTGGCAGCGCGATGCGGACGCCTCTGCTTATTCTTGCGATGACATGGTATGCCCTTCGGGATCGGCTGGGTCTGTAA
- a CDS encoding glutamine synthetase family protein, whose translation MADWTQNLPPAAKAYLDGRRLDEVECIISDLPGIARGKAVPASKFARQEYFHLPDSIFYQTITGDWGEAAGEDGFIERDMILKPDMSTATAAPWTGDWTLQVIHDAYDRNGTIVPFSPRNVLKRVCQLYHDKGWKPVVAPEMEFFLVARNLDPAHDIKPMMGRSGRPAAARQAYSMTAVDEFGPVIDDIYDFAEAQGFEIDGITQEGGAGQLEINLRHGDPVKLADEVFYFKRLIREAALRHDCYATFMAKPIADEPGSSMHIHHSLLDVKTGQNIFSAGDTSETDAFFHFIAGLQHHMADALAVMAPYVNSYRRYVKDTAAPINLEWGRDNRTTGIRVPLANPSGRRIENRLAGMDCNPYLAIAASLACGYLGLTEARLPKDEFKGDAYEGEGDIPQVLGSALDLFEQATALHGVLGPEFARVYSIVKRAEYDEFLQVISPWEREHLLLNV comes from the coding sequence ATGGCCGACTGGACACAGAACCTGCCACCCGCCGCCAAGGCCTATCTTGATGGGCGCCGCCTGGATGAGGTGGAATGCATCATTTCCGACCTGCCCGGCATTGCACGCGGCAAGGCCGTGCCTGCGTCCAAATTCGCCCGTCAGGAGTATTTTCACCTGCCCGACAGTATCTTTTATCAAACCATTACAGGCGATTGGGGCGAAGCTGCGGGTGAGGATGGTTTCATCGAAAGGGACATGATCCTTAAGCCCGATATGAGCACGGCGACGGCGGCACCCTGGACCGGCGACTGGACGCTTCAGGTGATCCATGATGCCTATGACCGCAACGGCACCATTGTCCCCTTCAGCCCGCGCAACGTCCTCAAACGGGTGTGCCAGCTTTATCACGACAAGGGCTGGAAACCAGTGGTTGCTCCGGAGATGGAGTTCTTTTTGGTCGCGCGCAACCTCGATCCGGCGCATGATATCAAACCGATGATGGGCCGCTCGGGGCGCCCTGCCGCAGCGCGCCAGGCGTATTCGATGACGGCCGTGGATGAGTTCGGCCCGGTGATCGATGATATTTATGACTTCGCCGAAGCGCAGGGGTTCGAGATCGACGGGATTACGCAGGAAGGCGGCGCGGGCCAGTTGGAGATCAACCTGCGTCATGGCGATCCGGTGAAGCTTGCCGATGAGGTGTTTTATTTCAAGCGCCTGATCCGCGAAGCCGCGCTGCGCCATGATTGCTACGCGACCTTCATGGCCAAGCCGATTGCCGATGAACCGGGCTCCTCCATGCACATCCACCACTCCTTGTTGGATGTGAAGACAGGGCAAAACATCTTCTCGGCGGGTGACACCTCCGAAACGGATGCGTTTTTTCATTTTATCGCGGGGCTGCAACACCACATGGCGGATGCGCTGGCGGTGATGGCCCCCTATGTGAACAGCTATCGGCGCTATGTGAAGGACACGGCGGCGCCAATCAACCTTGAGTGGGGGCGTGACAACCGGACCACCGGTATCCGCGTGCCTCTGGCAAACCCGAGCGGGCGGCGCATCGAAAACCGGCTGGCGGGGATGGATTGCAACCCTTACCTGGCGATCGCCGCGAGCCTTGCTTGCGGTTATCTCGGGCTGACTGAGGCGCGCTTGCCCAAGGATGAGTTCAAGGGCGATGCCTATGAGGGCGAGGGCGATATACCGCAGGTGCTCGGGTCTGCGCTGGACCTCTTTGAACAGGCGACGGCCCTGCACGGCGTGCTTGGCCCCGAGTTCGCGCGCGTCTATTCCATCGTGAAACGCGCGGAATATGACGAGTTCCTACAGGTGATCTCGCCCTGGGAACGCGAACATCTTCTATTGAACGTCTGA
- a CDS encoding type 1 glutamine amidotransferase, producing the protein MKIGILMTGHPPDTMMDGGLYDQYFARLLEGYGFTFKGWAVVDGVFPDSVQEADGWLITGSKHGAYEDHAWIPPLEDFIRAAFDAKRPMIGICFGHQIIAQAMGGRVEKFGDGWAIGRTEYDMDGTTCAINAWHQDQVVEKPDMAVVSASNAFCAHAGLLYGDVMWTLQPHPEYGSDFIQGLIDTRGKGVVPDALLEQARAQLERPTDRLAVAKAMAAFFKKERA; encoded by the coding sequence ATGAAGATCGGTATTCTGATGACCGGCCACCCGCCCGATACAATGATGGACGGCGGGCTTTATGACCAGTATTTTGCGCGGTTGCTCGAGGGCTATGGGTTCACCTTTAAGGGCTGGGCCGTCGTGGACGGTGTTTTTCCCGACAGCGTGCAGGAGGCGGATGGATGGCTGATCACCGGCTCCAAACACGGTGCATATGAAGATCACGCGTGGATACCGCCGCTGGAGGATTTCATCCGCGCGGCCTTTGACGCCAAACGCCCGATGATCGGCATATGCTTTGGACATCAGATCATCGCCCAGGCCATGGGCGGGCGGGTCGAGAAATTCGGCGATGGTTGGGCGATCGGACGCACCGAATATGACATGGATGGGACCACCTGCGCCATAAACGCCTGGCATCAGGATCAGGTGGTTGAAAAACCGGACATGGCCGTGGTGAGTGCAAGCAACGCTTTTTGCGCGCATGCAGGACTGCTGTACGGCGATGTGATGTGGACGCTGCAACCGCATCCCGAATACGGGTCGGATTTCATTCAGGGGCTGATCGATACGCGCGGCAAAGGCGTGGTCCCTGACGCGCTGCTCGAACAGGCCCGTGCTCAGTTGGAGCGCCCGACGGATCGACTTGCCGTGGCCAAGGCCATGGCCGCGTTTTTCAAGAAAGAGAGGGCCTGA
- a CDS encoding glutamine synthetase family protein — protein sequence MKNWLRKNPQVRTIRVAASDLNGQARGKRIPSRYADKAVEDGTRFPMSVLSLDIWGEDIDNSPLVFESGDKDGVLKPTERGFMPMPWLDAPTALLPIWMFHEDGRPYGGDPRHALRAVLDRYKARGLTPVCAVELEFFLIDDSGRNLQVPPSPRTGKRRVAGEILSLRALDQFDTFFTDLYDACEEMDIPADTAISEAGLGQFEINLMHCDDALRAADDAWLFKMLVKGLARRHGFAASFMAKPYEDYAGSGLHMHFSVLDSEGNNVFDNGGEEGTDILRHAVAGCLNAMPGSALIFAPHANSFDRMVPGSHAPTGVSWAYENRTSAIRIPSGNPGARRIEHRVAGGDVNPYLLIAAVLGAAINGIEDGAEPPEPITGNAYAADLPQIPSDWMSAINAFEKDPDVARIFAPELIRNLVLTKRQEFHYMQELTPSEQVTIYLDTV from the coding sequence ATGAAGAACTGGCTCCGAAAAAATCCCCAAGTCCGCACCATCCGCGTCGCCGCCTCCGATCTGAATGGTCAGGCACGCGGCAAGCGGATTCCATCGCGATACGCCGACAAGGCCGTGGAGGATGGCACGCGGTTTCCCATGTCCGTTCTCAGCCTCGACATCTGGGGCGAGGATATCGACAACAGCCCGCTGGTCTTTGAGAGCGGCGACAAGGACGGCGTGTTGAAACCGACCGAGCGTGGCTTCATGCCGATGCCCTGGCTTGATGCGCCCACGGCCCTTTTGCCCATCTGGATGTTTCACGAGGACGGGCGCCCTTATGGTGGCGATCCGCGTCACGCGTTACGCGCGGTTCTGGATCGCTACAAGGCGCGCGGGCTGACGCCGGTTTGCGCGGTCGAGCTGGAGTTCTTTTTGATCGACGATTCCGGCCGCAATCTCCAGGTCCCGCCCTCCCCGCGCACCGGCAAACGCCGCGTCGCGGGGGAGATCCTGTCCCTGCGCGCGCTGGACCAGTTTGATACGTTTTTCACCGACCTCTATGATGCCTGCGAAGAGATGGACATTCCTGCGGATACGGCGATTTCCGAGGCGGGCCTGGGGCAGTTCGAGATTAACCTGATGCATTGTGATGATGCGCTGCGCGCCGCGGATGACGCGTGGTTGTTCAAGATGCTGGTGAAGGGTCTGGCCCGCCGCCACGGGTTTGCCGCCAGCTTCATGGCCAAACCCTATGAGGATTATGCGGGATCAGGGCTGCATATGCATTTTTCGGTGCTGGACAGCGAGGGCAATAATGTCTTTGACAACGGCGGTGAAGAGGGCACGGATATCCTGCGCCATGCGGTTGCCGGGTGCCTGAATGCGATGCCCGGATCGGCGTTAATCTTTGCTCCCCACGCCAATAGTTTTGATCGGATGGTGCCGGGCTCACACGCCCCCACCGGGGTCAGTTGGGCCTATGAGAACCGCACCTCCGCCATCCGCATTCCTTCGGGCAATCCGGGTGCGCGGCGCATTGAGCATCGCGTCGCAGGGGGTGATGTGAACCCCTATCTGTTGATCGCGGCCGTGCTGGGCGCGGCCATCAACGGGATCGAGGACGGTGCTGAGCCGCCCGAACCGATTACCGGCAATGCCTATGCCGCTGATCTGCCGCAAATCCCGAGCGATTGGATGTCTGCGATCAACGCCTTTGAAAAAGACCCGGACGTCGCCCGCATCTTTGCGCCGGAACTGATCCGCAACCTTGTGTTAACCAAGCGACAGGAGTTCCATTATATGCAGGAACTGACCCCGTCCGAACAGGTTACAATCTATCTCGATACAGTGTGA